Sequence from the Deinococcus seoulensis genome:
ACGACGACACCGGCTGGCGGGTCGGCGCCCAGAACGCCTGGGTGGGCGCCTTCCGCAGCGCGGATGCCGTGCTGTTCCGCGCGAACCTGCGGCATACCAACGTGGAAGTCCGGGAAGGCCTGGGGCACAACTTCGCCGGCGTACTGATCAGCGACCGCTTCTCCTCGTACGACAGCCGCTACCTGCAGGACGTCCGACAGCAGAAGTGCCTGGCGCACCTGATCCGCAACGCGGATGAGGTCGCCGCTGTTCTCCAGCGGCAACCTGGACGGGGAGAGCTGTACGGGCAACGGGTCGCGCAGGTGTTCCGGGACGGCATCCGACTGCACCGGGACGTGACGACCGGGGTCTGTACGCGAGAGGAGTACGCGCAGCAGGGTGAGTTCCTCACCCTGCGTCTGGACGCCCTGCTGAACCGGGCACCACTGAAATCGAAAGCGAACGAGCGACTTCGACTGGGCATCCTGA
This genomic interval carries:
- a CDS encoding IS66 family transposase codes for the protein DDTGWRVGAQNAWVGAFRSADAVLFRANLRHTNVEVREGLGHNFAGVLISDRFSSYDSRYLQDVRQQKCLAHLIRNADEVAAVLQRQPGRGELYGQRVAQVFRDGIRLHRDVTTGVCTREEYAQQGEFLTLRLDALLNRAPLKSKANERLRLGILKQSVLDRLWRFLKDPDIPPTNNAAERALRTVVMARKVSQCSKNAVGAQTYIRIKSTVETARLRGQDPVA